A genomic window from Silene latifolia isolate original U9 population chromosome 11, ASM4854445v1, whole genome shotgun sequence includes:
- the LOC141613772 gene encoding uncharacterized protein LOC141613772 produces MVGNVSIKKTVCDLGASISILPLPIARKVGLHDMIPTSMTLQLADRSVQRPMSVIEDVSVKVGNFYILADFVVLDIPKDQQTPIILGRPFLATGDVNISVKEGKHTFKVGWNVVEFYLSGAISQRMFESVYSIDMLEEAIEEAKDKCSGEHLEEDYEALPPIIDEV; encoded by the coding sequence ATGGTGGGTAACGTGAGCATTAAGAAGACAGTTTGTGATCTTGGTGCTAGTATTAGCATACTTCCTCTTCCTATTGCGAGGAAAGTCGGGTTGCATGACATGATTCCTACCTCCATGACCTTACAACTAGCCGATAGGTCGGTACAAAGACCGATGAGTGTCATTGAGGATGTGTCGGTTAAGGTGGGCAACTTCTACATCCTGGCGGATTTTGTAGTGCTTGACATCCCGAAAGATCAACAAACACCTATTATACTTGGAAGACCTTTTTTGGCAACCGGAGATGTCAATATTAGCGTCAAGGAAGGGAAACACACCTTCAAAGTGGGATGGAATGTAGTTGAATTTTATTTGAGCGGAGCCATATCACAACGTATGTTTGAGAGTGTCTACTCCATAGACATGTTAGAAGAGGCtattgaagaagctaaggataaaTGCTCGGGGGAGCATTTAGAGGAAGATTATGAAGCTCTACCACCGATCATTGATGAAGTTTAG